TGTTCCACGATCCGGTCGAGGAAGTCCCGGCCGGCGTCGCCCGCCTCCCCGGCCGCGCTGCCCGCGGCCCAGCTGAGCGAGGCGACCATCTGCCCCTGGTAGTCCTGGTGCAGGGCCTGGAGGGCCTGTTCCAGGAGCTGCCGCTCGAGCGGCACCACCTTGGCGACCGGGCGCACGTACCCCTGCCAGCGGGTGCCGACGGCGCTGCGCAGCAGCTCGGCCAGGTGCTCCTCGCGCCCGGTGACGGCCACGAAGTCGGGCAGGTCCAGGGCGAGCGCCCCGGCCAGCGCCGCCGTCTGCCGCTCGGTGCCGCGCCACTCCTCGCGCTCCTCCATCCGCAGATAGCGGGGGAGTTCGAGACCCACGGCACGGGCCACGTCCTCCGGCCGCAGCCCCCGGGCGATGCGGTGCTCGCGCAGCGTGCGCGGGCGCGCGATCAGATCACCCGGCGCGCACCACAGCGCCCCGGCCAGCGCCGCAAGCTCGGGTCCCGAGGGCGCGGCGGACCCGCGTTCCCAGGCGATCACCAGGTCGGGGGTGACGTACGGCAGCCCGTAGGAGACCCGCATGCCGTGGGCGACGTGCTCGGGGCCCATGCCGAGGGCGGCGCGGATCCGGCGG
The sequence above is drawn from the Streptomyces sp. SAT1 genome and encodes:
- a CDS encoding XRE family transcriptional regulator, with product MHRPPPALPFDAPAARRIRAALGMGPEHVAHGMRVSYGLPYVTPDLVIAWERGSAAPSGPELAALAGALWCAPGDLIARPRTLREHRIARGLRPEDVARAVGLELPRYLRMEEREEWRGTERQTAALAGALALDLPDFVAVTGREEHLAELLRSAVGTRWQGYVRPVAKVVPLERQLLEQALQALHQDYQGQMVASLSWAAGSAAGEAGDAGRDFLDRIVEHFWTRVEAAP